A window of Bradyrhizobium sp. AZCC 1719 genomic DNA:
GGCCAGCGAACACCCACTGGCCGATGCCATCGTGCGGGCAGCCATGGAACGCAATCTCGATCTCGGCAAGGTGGACCAGTTCGACTCGCCGACCGGCAAGGGCGCCACCGGCCAGGTCGACGGCAAAACCATCGTTCTCGGCAATGCGAATTTCCTGCGGTCCCTCGGCATCGATGCCAGCGCGTTGAACGAACAGGGCGAACGTCTGCGCGGCGACGGCGCGACGGTGATCAACATGGCCGTTGATGGCAAGCTTGCGGGATTGTTCGCGATCGCCGACCCCGTGAAGGCATCGACACCCGACGCCCTGAAGGCACTGGCAGCCGAGGGCATCAAGGTCATCATGCTGACCGGCGACAACAGGACCACGGCGAACGCCGTCGCACGCAACCTCGGGATAGCAGATGTCGAGGCGGAAGTGCTGCCCGATCAGAAGAGCGCGGTGGTCGCAAAGCTGCAGAAGGCCGGCAAGATCGTTGCGATGGCAGGTGACGGCGTCAACGACGCGCCGGCGCTCGCCGCAGCCGAAGTCGGCATTGCGATGGGCACGGGAACGGACGTTGCGATGGAAAGTGCCGGCGTCACGTTGCTGAAGGGCGATCTCGGCGGCATCGTCCGCGCCCGCCGACTGTCGCAGGCCACGATGCGCAATATCAGGCAGAACCTGTTCTTCGCCTTCATCTACAACGCCGCCGGCATCCCAATCGCCGCCGGCATTCTCTATCCGGCGTTCGGACTATTGCTGTCACCGATCATCGCGGCGGCGGCAATGGCGCTATCGTCGGTCAGCGTCGTCGGCAACGCGCTGCGATTGCGATTGACGCGGCTATAGTGCAGGGCCTCGACGACACTAGGTAAAGTGCGACACTCTCACCGCACGAACGGTGAGCTCCCTCCCCCCTTGCGGGGGAGGGCTGGGGAGAGGGGTTCTCTCCGCGAGCACGGACCGGACAGATCGTCGACAGTCTTGCCCACGATTCCCGTTGACCACAAACACTGCCGATGCGGCCACCCCTCTCCCTAACCCTCCCCCGCAAGGGGGGAGGGAACATACCTCCCGAGACGCGGCAAGTTTGCCTTCACGTTTTGGCGCCAACCGCCCATCACGCCGCCTTCCCGCGCGGCAATCCGGCGCGTGCCAGACTGCCATACAGCGTCTCATCCGGCATTTCCGATTTCAGGATGCCGCGTACCGCGATCAGCTTCTCGATATCGATGCCGGTCTTAAATCCCTTGCTCTCGCACAGGAACACCAGATCCTCGAGCACCACGTTGCCGGTCGCGCCCGGCGCGAACGGGCAGCCGCCGAGGCCGCCGAGCGACCCATCGAGCACGCGCGCGCCGGCATCGAGCGCGGCGGAAGCGTTGGCGATTCCCATGCCGCGCGTGTCATGCAGGTGAATGCAGATCGGTTTTCGATCTGCGATCTTCACTGCGCCCGCGACCAATTCGCCGACCTGTTTGGGCCCGGCATAGCCGACCGTGTCGGCGATCGCGACCATGTCGACGCCGGCCTCGAACAGCTTTTCCGTCAGCCGCAGCACTTCGGCAGGGTCTACGGGACCTACGATCGAACAACCCAGCGCCATCGAGATCGCGGCGTTCACCACCGGTCTGTGCGCGCTGGCGTTGCGCAATTCGCAGAGCCGCCTGACGTTGGCGATCGCTGACACCCGCGACCGGTTGGCGTTGGCCTGGCTGTGTTCCTCGGTTGCCGAGACCACGGTTGCCACTTCGGCCACGCCGGACGCCAGCGCCTCGTTGGCGCCACGCTCGTTCAGCGTCAGCGCGATGCCGTAAGCGCCGGGCAGCGACGCCACGGTCCCGATGATGTCGCGCACATCGGCGAATTGCGGAAACGTCTTTGCCGGCAGAAACGAGCCAACCTCGAAATGGCGCACACCTGCGGCATACTCGTCACGCATCCAGCGCTGCTTGACGGACGTGGACGGAAATGTCTTCACGAGCTGCAGCCCATCGCGCAGGCCCACTTCGCGCAGCACGATCTTGTTGTCGGGATAGATCTCCTCAACACGGGTCATGGCAACCTCATGCGGTACTGTTTTTGACGGCAGTCTCGCCTCCCGGGAGCCGGCAGGCTCTTGCCGAAGCCCTTGCGGCTATCTACCTCTCGCGAGGGCTTTTTCACAAGAGGCAGAACCGCCATGTTGGACGCCGCCGTCAAGGCGCTTTCGCAGATCCTGTCGCCGCCGATGCGCACCATCCTGTGGCGCTCGATCGGGTTGGCGCTGGTGCTGATTACGGTGCTGGCCGTCGGCTTGCAGCGCGCATTGAGCTGGTTCGCTGAGTACGGCGAAGTCTGGGCCGAGGCGATGCTCGGCCCGGGCTTCCACACGTCGCTCAATATCCTTTCCTGGATCATCTCGATCGCGGCCGGCCTTGGCGTCGTGCTCGGCGGGATATTCTTGATGCCGGCGGTCACCTCGCTGGTTGCGAGCGTGTTCGTCGATGACGTCGCCGAGCATGTCGAGCGCGAGCACTATCCGGCGGAGCGTTCCGGCGATGCTCTGCCGTTCGGCGTCGCCATCCCCGAGGGCATCAAGACGGCGCTGCTCACCATTCTGGTCTATCTGATCGCCCTGCCCTTCGTGCTGCTCGCAGGCGCGGGCTTCCTGATCTTCTTCATCGCCACCGCCTGGCTGTTGGGGCGCGAATATTTCGAACTCGCCGCCATGCGCTTTCGCCCGCCGGCGGAAGCCAAGGCGATGCGCAGGGACCACGCGGCGACCGTGTTTACCGCGGGCCTCTTCATAGCGGCGTTCGTGTCGATCCCGATCGTCAATCTGGCGACGCCGCTATTCGGCATGGCCTTCATGGTCCACATGCACAAGCGATTATCGGGCCCGCGGCCGGAGTTGATCGAACCCGCGCGCAAGCCGGGCATGCCGGTGGTCTAACCCCTCATGGTGAGGAGCGCGTCTTCGCGCGTCTCGAACCATGAGGCCCGCGGCCCATCCTTCGAGACGCGACCTAACGGCCGCTCCTCAGGATGAGGAAGAGCAAGCGGGCCGAGGTAAGAAAAATCTCACACCGTCTTTTCCGGCCACCGACACAGATCGTTGATCAAGCACACCTCGCAGCGCGGCTTGCGGGCGAGGCATGTATAGCGCCCGTGCAGGATCAGCCAGTGATGGGCGTGCCGCATGAATTCCAGCGGGATCACCTTTTCCAGCCCTAGCTCTACCTCGAGCGGCGTGTTGCCGGACGCGAGACCGGTGCGATTGCCGACGCGGAACACATGCGTATCGACCGCCATGGTGTGTTCGCCATAGGCCATGTTGAGCACAACGTTGGCGGTCTTGCGCCCGGCACCCGGCAGCGATTCGATTTCAGCGCGGGTGCGCGGCACCTCGCCGCCGAATTCATCAATCAGCTTTTGCGATAGCGCGATGACGTTTTTCGCCTTGTTGCGATAGAGCCCGATGGTCCTGATGTAGTTGCGCACCTTGTCTTCACCGAGCGCCAGCATCTTCTCCGGCGTATCGGCCACCGCAAACAGCGCGCGCGTCGCCTTGTTGACGCCGGCGTCGGTCGCCTGCGCCGACAGCACCACCGCCACCAGCAGCGTGTAGGGATTGAGATGTTCGAGCTCGCCCTTCGGCTCCGGATTGGCCTTGCGAAATCGGCTGAACGCCTCGTGAATCTCGGCCGGCGTCCAGGCTTTCGGCTTCGGCGACTTCTTCGCCTTGGGCAACGACTTGGCGGCCTTCTTCGTCGGCTTCTTCGGCACGGACGGAACATTGGTCTTGGCGCCGGAAGCGCGGGTGATTTTGGCCATGATCGGGGATATACTGATACGCGATGACCGCAAGCAACGACTTTGATCCGACGCTTGACCAGCCGACGCTGTTTTCGGCGCGGGTGACGCCGCATCGCTCGCTGAACCGCACCGGTTTTTTGGTGCTGATGATTTTCATCAGCACCGTGAGCTTTGTCGCCGGCATCGCATTTTTGCTGATGGGCGCCTGGCCAGTGGTCGGCTTTTTCGGCCTTGACGTGCTGGTGATCTACTGGGCGTTCCGGGTCAATTTTCGCAGTGCTGATGCCACCGAGGACATCATGGTGACGCCAACGGAGTTGCGCGTCCGGCGGGTCAGCCATCTTGGCCATCTGATGGAATGGTCGTGCAATCCGCTCTGGGTGCAGTTGGAGCAGACCGGCGACCCGGAATTCGGCATCGAGCGGCTTTACCTGGTCTCCCGCGGCCACCGGGTGTCGATCGGCCAAGTCCTGGGACCCGACGAAAAGGCCAGCTTTGCCAAAGCCTTATTGGCCGCACTACAGGTCGCCAAGCGGGGGCCGACCTATAATCCGGTGGCCTGAGGTGCTTGTCGGAAATCGGGTGGTTTGGAGGCCGCATGCGCCCTAAATCAGACCCCATGATGATATCAGCCATACATGACCAGCGCCTGGCCAAGCCGGGTCACCAGAGCGCCGCGCTGCGCGATTACGATTCAGTGCGCCGCGCCATCGCGTTCATCTCGGAACATTGGCGCACGCAGCCGACCATTGAGGCGATGGCGGATGCCGCCGCCGTGACGCCGGACGAACTGCACCATCTATTCCGCCGCTGGGCTGGACTGACGCCGAAGGCGTTTATGCAGGCGCTCACTCTGGACCATGCGAAGGGCTTGTTGCGCGATTCCGCGAGCGTGCTCGATGCCGCGCTCGACTCAGGCCTGTCTGGCCCGGGCCGGCTGCATGATCTCTTCGTCACCCATGAAGCGATGTCGCCGGGCGAATGGAAGAATGGCGGCGCCGGCATGACGCTGAGTTACGGGTTCCA
This region includes:
- a CDS encoding hydroxymethylglutaryl-CoA lyase — its product is MTRVEEIYPDNKIVLREVGLRDGLQLVKTFPSTSVKQRWMRDEYAAGVRHFEVGSFLPAKTFPQFADVRDIIGTVASLPGAYGIALTLNERGANEALASGVAEVATVVSATEEHSQANANRSRVSAIANVRRLCELRNASAHRPVVNAAISMALGCSIVGPVDPAEVLRLTEKLFEAGVDMVAIADTVGYAGPKQVGELVAGAVKIADRKPICIHLHDTRGMGIANASAALDAGARVLDGSLGGLGGCPFAPGATGNVVLEDLVFLCESKGFKTGIDIEKLIAVRGILKSEMPDETLYGSLARAGLPRGKAA
- a CDS encoding sulfate transporter family protein, which translates into the protein MLDAAVKALSQILSPPMRTILWRSIGLALVLITVLAVGLQRALSWFAEYGEVWAEAMLGPGFHTSLNILSWIISIAAGLGVVLGGIFLMPAVTSLVASVFVDDVAEHVEREHYPAERSGDALPFGVAIPEGIKTALLTILVYLIALPFVLLAGAGFLIFFIATAWLLGREYFELAAMRFRPPAEAKAMRRDHAATVFTAGLFIAAFVSIPIVNLATPLFGMAFMVHMHKRLSGPRPELIEPARKPGMPVV
- the nth gene encoding endonuclease III, yielding MAKITRASGAKTNVPSVPKKPTKKAAKSLPKAKKSPKPKAWTPAEIHEAFSRFRKANPEPKGELEHLNPYTLLVAVVLSAQATDAGVNKATRALFAVADTPEKMLALGEDKVRNYIRTIGLYRNKAKNVIALSQKLIDEFGGEVPRTRAEIESLPGAGRKTANVVLNMAYGEHTMAVDTHVFRVGNRTGLASGNTPLEVELGLEKVIPLEFMRHAHHWLILHGRYTCLARKPRCEVCLINDLCRWPEKTV
- a CDS encoding DUF2244 domain-containing protein; this encodes MTASNDFDPTLDQPTLFSARVTPHRSLNRTGFLVLMIFISTVSFVAGIAFLLMGAWPVVGFFGLDVLVIYWAFRVNFRSADATEDIMVTPTELRVRRVSHLGHLMEWSCNPLWVQLEQTGDPEFGIERLYLVSRGHRVSIGQVLGPDEKASFAKALLAALQVAKRGPTYNPVA